The Oryzias melastigma strain HK-1 linkage group LG15, ASM292280v2, whole genome shotgun sequence genome includes the window ATTTACTGATCTACACAGTTGGAATAAAATCAGAAacttctatctatctatctatctatctatctatctatctatctatctatctatctatctatctatctatctatctatctatctatctatgacAAGAAGAGttctgtataaataaagttaaatttgatCTTAGCACGTTTGATGTAATACCCATTTATGTCCACTGGGGGTCAGTGTCGATCCGCAAAAACATAGCggacatttaaaatgtaatattatttttttgtaaaaaaatattgtgatgtaaaagagtaaaataaaaaaagacagaacttCTGCAAATGATTACGTGGAAAGAAACGGGTTTATTGGTGAGCCTCTTTGGACTCGGAGCCACACCCAAACCGAACCGGGTCGGACCTGCGGAACATTCCAGTTCCGTTCCGGTGGTTGGGGCTAGCATGTGTGTGGGTTCGGATCCGATCAGATCAGATCTGTGATTAGCTTCTCCAGCAGAAGCGGATTAGGCTTCTGAACGTAAAGCTGACGTCAGCAAACACCCGCCCATCTGAGGCTGCCGCTCCGGGCGGGGCGGGGCGGGGCGGGGGGGGTCCAGAGCCCGGTCAGGAcaggagcggagcaggaagaggAGCGTCCTCCTCCCGCCCGAGCCCCACACGCCACGGCTGCCCGTTCCACACGCATCCCGGTTCAAGATGGCGGTGCAGGCGGCGGAGAAGGACGGCGCGGTGAGTGTTCGGGGCCCGCGCGGGGGCGGGCTGCGGCCCGCCGGCTCCCTTCGTGGATGCGGGGCAGCAGGTGAGCTGCCCCGCATCCACGGAGGCTCGAGGCCCGCTGACCCCGCCGTGTTTCCCGCACAGGAGCTGCTGACGCGCGCGGATGAGGAGCTCGCCCACGAGCCGCTGGGGAGCGGCGGCCTCATCTCCCCCGACAAAGAGGAGCTCTCGCGTCTGCTGGTAGGAATCGAACCTCCTGCTCCCTCAGGTGCGCGCTCCCGCGCTGACCGGCGTGCGTGTTTGTGCAGACGGTGCCGTTCTGCGGGCGCATCCGCGGCGGAATGCGGCCGGGGAAGAAGATCATCGTGATGGGCATTGTTGACCTGGAGCCAGACAGGTGAGATAAGAGCGCACGCGCATAGCTTCACAGCATCCGTGACGTCACAGTTCAGGCCCTTTTTGTCTGGAGACCTGGCCCTGTGGCACTGCCGCAGAGGAGAGGTGTGGgtccaggttctggttctgggtgTGTTCTGTTCTGGTTCCGGGTTGTTGGTTCCGCCCGTTTCTCCAGGGTTTGTTCTCATGTCAGCTGGAACGTTGTCCGGAGAAGGAAGAGCTCATTGTCCCCTCACAAGAAGGGGTTTGTCCTCCGACCTGTCCTGATTATGCAGAGAAGCAACAAAGGTCCGGTCCGAGTCCGCCCGGGCCTCTCTGATGTATGCAGGGCTGCTGAGGCCGACCCACACGTCTGTGGTTCCTGCAGATGAGATCCGTCATCATCTGAGGGTTTGGGTCCACGTCATTTTCAGAACCGACACCCTGAGAGGTTAAATCCACAGGAGGTTGTAGAGGACTGAATCCATCCTCCCGCTCCCTGACTGGAAGCTACAGGAAGTACCAACAGTTGCAGTTCCTCGATTGACCACTTGGAGCGGGTCACGTGTCTACTAGCTTGTGCGTTTTAAAGTGCGTCGACTAGATCGAGATGTGTGATACTTGTGATCAATACTGAGATGACGATACGACCtgtgacacaaacacaacaagcaTCTCACTGCAACAGGTTTATGTATATCAAACGAGTTAATCTCAAATGACCCTAAAGTACAAAGGAGGTCATGTTCTAACAGAAGAGCTCCATTTGATGTGAAAATGtcgtctgattggtcaaaaggACTCTATGTGATTCATTGAATCCTGTTTTTTCTGACTGATGTTAGTGCATGTACGCCACCTACAGGAAGACGGTTGGTGGTGTGAATCTGGTGAATGAAcgttcacagctctattccgataaagGAAAGACTTCAGATGGACACAAACCGCAACTATTAATGTCTCCTCCATGATGAGAAACGTTGGCACTTCCATACGTCGCTACCAAATCTggctctctgattggtcaaagttcagtgCATGTTTTGTATAAGGAGCTCCAAACAGTCCTAGAATCTTGACGTGTGAACGTGAGTATTTTTAACGCCGAAGCCTGAAatgtgcgtttacatagactttcatTGGTAGCAATCGCTTGAACGCGTAGAGACaatgtaactttatttatataaccaATAATCACAAACGTttccctcattgggcttcacgcCGGTAATCgtgcagaaggtcggtcataaaacaTAAACGACAGCTGACTGCTAAACTAGACAGAACAAACTAAACTGTTATCGCGGCCTATGGCCAAGATGAGccgggggcgaggtccacatcCAAGAACAGGTCCACCAGCCAATGGTGGCTGTAGTTGAGCCCTTCAAACTACCATGAGGCCGTTTTAGCAGGTGTGCAAACATTTAAGGTAGCCGTTTATCACCGTTTACGCTGTCTTACGATGCGTCGCACATGAATAATGATATATTTATGATTTACTGTTCAGGACTCAAAAAAATTCCCTCACGACTTACTGCTGTAGATTCTTCCAGGTTGATTCTGATCTACAATTCCATAATCCAGAGTCCTGGAAACTAGTTTACATCAATACCTACTAGaatggtgaatatagaccacaatgcattgcgtttaaatatagaccacaatgcattgcgtttgaaaatagaccacaatgcattgtgtttgaaaatagaccacaatgcattgggtttgaaaatagaccacaatgcattgcgtttgaaaatagaccacaatgcattgggtttgaaaatagaccacaatgcattgcgtttgaactgTCTGTCACTAAAAACAAGtacttaattattattattttttgataaatcatCCGAGTAAACTTGCTTACCAAGCCCCTCCCTCCTGGTGACATCATCAGTTCATTAAGTTTTATCCCAGTTAGTCTAAGTCTAAGACGATCAGTTAACCTTTAATCATAACAAACGCTTCATCTTGACCCTCTGACATCATTCCTGAGAGCAGCGTTCCTATTGGATAACTAGCATTAGCCGTTAGCTCTTTTCCAGCGGCGATTGTTTCCTCTGCCAGCTGACAGCGTCCTGATCAGAGACACAGAGACGCTCTCTGTCTTCATCATCCGGGGTGTGAGGTGGTCCAGCTCTGGAGGGGGTCGTCTGTTCCATTTCATTGAAACTCCTACCTATCCTAATAACCCCGCCCCCATCAGTGGCGGTTTGCGAGGCAGGAGTTCAGGGGAGGAGTCACAGAGGTGATGCTGCGTCCAACCAGACTCCAGCGTGTGGAAAAGGGGGGTCTTCAGGGGAGGGGGGTCATCTGCAGGGATTATGAATAATTAACAGCTGATTTATCCAACTCTGCAGAATGAGTCGGTCTCATCCCAGATTAGTGGCCACGCCCATCCATCCTGTCTGACCCCACCTGTCTCCCCCTAACCCCCAGCTTTGACGTCAGCCTGACCTGTGGCCGGGACGCGGACAAGCAGGACACCCCGCACGACGTGGCGCTGAAGCTCGCCGCCCGCTTCAGCGACCGCCAGTTTGTGAGCTGCGCCCGCGTCTCCGGGAAGTGGACGGGCGAGGAGGTGTCCACCGCCTACTTCCCCTTCATCCCCGACCAGCCGTTCAGGGTAACCGTCACGCCGGTTTACACGCCGTCTGCTGTAGAAAGGTTCTTCCTCCCTGATgggataagaaaataaataatgttttaaaaaaatcagggaTTTACACCGAAAGAATCCATCagataatcatttaaaatgtctttcaatGAAACAGAGAGTCCTCAAATGTGAACAtcaattttccttaaaaagttcttttctgtttgtttaattatttcattttcaggaaaaacttcaactttaaataaaaaataattattttatcgattaaagttcagtttaaatcatcagttagtaaaataatgattgaatatttgcatttttctgattctctgcaacattttctaaaacagaaatctttaaatgtgcaaaacattcatattttttaagatgttgctctttaaaaaaataatctttaaaccGTCTGTTCAAGATCAAAACGTCTGCAGATTATGAAAAgattattacagtttttaaagattcaTGGAGCAGATTTAGGAGTAAAACTGGATCGGATGGACTGAACCAACAGACCGTGGGGGGGGGTTCTGCTTTCACTGAATTTTGGATGACCCCCCCAGGCCTAATTTTTTCTTGACCCTTTTCTTCTGTTCTGGGTCAAATCAACCCGtttctaaatttagaaattCATAGTTCCTCTTTGAAACGTCTCCTGTCGGGTTTGTGACGAACAGAATAAATTCATTTGTGACTCAGAAGCATCAGCTGTTCATGGTGGGGGGGTCCTCATCCAGGCTTCCGCTCTAATaatcctggagctgcagatgaTGCAGACGTCCACGCCGAACAGGATCTGCTCCGGGCCGCTTCCTTCCCGCTCTGCGATGGCGTGCTTCTGCCTCGCGGCGGCCGGCCTGCGTCCTGCTGATTAAAGCTGCCAGTCCGCCCGCTCTGGAAGAGAGGCAGAGGGGGGGTCGTGCAGCCACGTGGGCAGACTCATGATGTGTGGTTTCAGAGCAGGAGGTTCAGCGGGAAGGCGCTCGGCCTCGGGCGCCGCGCAGGTCTGATGCTGCTGCTCCAAATCCAGACATTTGAGCGTCGACCATCAGACGTTCAGCGGCGAGGTTTAACCATGAACTTCGACAAGACGACAGGCGGGGAGGAAGGAGCTGCTGGACTTTTGAGCAAAACTGTGGAAAATGTGTGTGGGTGTGAATGGCAGCAAGCAGCAAACTTTGGCTCTACATGAGGTTTTATTTGAGCTGCAGCGGCGCTCGGAGCTGTAAGGGGAATTGCAcaggcggacggtcctgcagaCTCGCTGGGAGCCGACGGTGGCGTCACCGTCAGTCGGATCGTCTTCTGATCTGACCGACGGTGGCGTCACCGTCGGTCGGATCGTCTTCTGATCTGACCGACGGTGGCGTCACCGTCAGTCGGATCAGCCTCTGATCTGGTTCCACAGCCTTCCCACTGCTCCTCATGATGATCTCTTTTGTATCCAAAATCCAGTGTCATTAGAAAGTCACCTCTGAGTTctgggcgggactgtttgcttggagcaaccccgcccccttccccaccccgctgctgagagctctctattCACActccctcctgctagcttacagctccccACACTAACAGGTTCCAGTTTAGATGGGAAAACAACGACGTTCATGATCTACTTGTCTGCATCAGAAGGAGGTGGAGCTGGGAcactgtggccccgcccaccgtagtttctatgtcacaaatacaatctttttttaaacaacattttttgactgctcctgattcaaaacaacttgaataaagaaatagatcTGGGCTGATAAAACCGATTCATTGATTGagttaatctcaacagatcaaTGAATAAACCAATAATCTATCAATCACAGCAGAGactgatttagcacataaagctaaagtctgctagcttgatgctaacgttcccATGGGAACTAGATTCATATTATTaatgagtttttaaacaaatgtgtctaaacgtgtaaactctaaattgaacTGAATCCAATTTAACGTCGAGGATggaaagaataaaacagaatctGAATCAAATGGGTTCTGGAAATAATTTGGTATTCATGTCCTGATGAAGTTTTCATCTGAATTGTCTTtacatcctccatcatcagaaaaaggtcgtaagaacatgttcaaaacatcaGAGAGTCTTGAAGGACGTTCACCCCCCCACACTTGATTCTGGTTTGGATCTAttggttcacttgcaagtgaactctggtgcgTTTCAGCCTGAGGTagaacagaaaatgtcttttagtCTGAAACTGTAACACTAAAGTTTCCTGCAGTTTATAGAAACTGAACCGGATTGTAATAGAAAACCTGGAATAGATATTTAAAAGGAGCTCAGTTCAACAGActgatttaaactaaattagaagTTTTCCTGTAATCTGACTAAAttgcgttttattttgaaggtactgtttattttctgtttcagtcatttttaacaACGATTTGttgacagcagcacaaaaaagcaacaaactcTTCAGGTTTTCACTGCAAACGTTGCTGCAAAATATGAAACTTTTCTTGAACAATTTTCTTCTGAGTGTCAAAGAACATCACATTTAAACAGAAGTCTCTCCGCCTAGCATTTAAAGAAAGAGCTTTAAGAAGGTTGCTCACACGAGTTGGAGTCAGCTGTTCACATGTATGTAGAGTGGAAACATGTTTTCTCAGTCTGTCTGTCTCCCAGATCTGGACTCCACTTCAGTTCTTTTGTCACATCTGAATAGgtgtaaaaaacaaagcttttattttgaaacctcaGTCTAGTTTTGCAGTCGTTTCCTGTCTCCTCTGCAGATGGAGATCCACTGCGAGCACCAGCGCTTCCGGATATTCGTGGACGGACACCAGCTCTTTGACTTTTACCACAGAGTGAAATCGTTGTCGTCCATCGACACGGTTCGGATCCACGGAGACCTGCAGATCACCAAGCTCGGTTAACTCCACCTTTACaaggttgttttttatttttctatttttttggggTGCGTGTTAAGAAACATAAAGACTGGATCTCCAATGTGTGCACACCGCCAGCATCCCATCATGCacctctgctgcagcagctggaaaGGCTCCAGTCTGTCTTCTGTTTTCTTGTGTTCTGTTGTTTGaccctgtgtgtgtttggagaaCGTTCTCTCATGTGTCCCGAAGTATTTAAGTTACTGATTTATCCTTAATGAAGGCCTGAACGTTGCCAAACTGGCTCACGTGTTTCTTGATTTAGCGGCTCGTTTCTGTGCGGATGTTTGACCTCCTCGTGTTGGACCGGGACTCCGGCGCCGGCTGTTTCAGTCGTCATGGTAACAGATCCAGGAAGGTGATGAGTCGTGGTGTTTACCATAGTTGTAGTGACGGCCGCTCTCCTGCAGGCGGCGCTGAAAGTGGGCGGTGAATGTAAAGTGTTGCCATGGTAGCGTAGACGGCGTGTTGTGGCGGTTCAGATCCAGTTACAAAGTACAGTAGGTTTTCTCTTCCAGGAGGGCGGAGTTTACAGTGTTCACAGCGCTTATGTCggacattttttcctaaaagagCCAAGAACTTCCTGGATGGAAGGATGAGGAAACATGAAGAATAAGAAGAGCAGATGAAGTAATAAACATTAGAAACCTGAAGGTTTCCGGCTGCACAGCCTGGTGCTTCTCAAGCTTCCACCTCACCTTCAACCCGCTGCTGTCCAGTCCAGGTTCTGAGTTCAGGATCCAACAGTTTCCTCAAACCCTTCAGGAATGAGCGTCAGAAAAGCTGCAGTTCCTCCGTGTTTTAAGTATTCCAGTAAAAGTTGAGTTTTCTCAGTCAAGAATCTAATTGCAGAGAAGAACTCTAAAAGTCAGCACCACTGCGGGGTTATGGTCTTTGAAAGGATGtctgttcaaatgaacctaATAAAGAAGGAAACTCACTGATGTAATAGTTCTCTAAACCTCAAACCTTTTACATCTTTTACTAGATCAAAGTCGGCCTATTCCAACATGAAAGGACTGACTCCGCCCAttctgtgatgtcacaaagtcgaatgcaacagtttttaaaagttgctGCTGAGGTTACCACATACAACTGTTTTGAATTTGGAAGAAAACTGTTGAAAGTTGAAGTCCTGTAAGTCGTTACACGCTCCAGCGTGTGAAATGTatcctccacatttgacccctcccctgggggaggagtgagctgcagacaccaaatgacttgggaaccatttggtggttgaaccccccaatccaaccccttgaAGCTGGGGGTCAAGCAGGGAGGAACTGGGTCCGTTTTTAGTCTTTTgtctgggatttgaactcacgaccttccagtttcagagcagacactctaccacaggaccactgagctggtttaTGCAGTTACCGTGATTCCAGCGGATTCCGTcatggagaaaagcggcttcaCATCAATAAGGGAAAGCCGTGTTTTCTGCGTCCGGATCAGCTGACTCACGTTGATCGTGTAAACGTTCAGTCGAAGAGTGTTTGTTATTCAGTCGTCGCCCACGACGTCGCTGgttctaaagggttaaaaatggtCAGATGAAACGGCGAGGGGAAAACTCGCACAAACGAGACACAAATGTGGTTTCATTAAAGAAGACCTGGCTGCAGAAATCAACATGGccccaagatggcgccagacCATCGTTAGCCGGAAGGCCTCAGCTGAAGTTCCAGTGAAGTTCTCTAGAAAAACTCCAGAACCGGTTCAGGTTCTGTTAGGAATCTTCTAGTATAGATACGCACGTTCAGCCTCCGGCTAAAGATGAGTTTAATGTTGTCTGGGCGCCATCTTACTGCATCCTGGTCCCTCTGGCTTCATGTCGCGATGCTAACAGCTACAGCTAACACTGGCTACCCTGAGAGACGTTTTATTGTGGTGAGAACAGAAACTGCTCACGTTCCGGATGCTGTGGGCCTCCAGCGTCTCATCTTTAACCTGATTGGCTGCAGCTgcggcatgctgggaaatggaGCCTTGCAGAAGTCCACGTGCTCTTTTTGGTGCTCTAGTCTGACTTTCATGGAGGTTTACCACCATCTCTTTAAGAGTCTGCTgcaacttttattctgaaattttcAAACATCCTGTCTTCTCTCAAGCttaactgtgttttattttgaaagactttgTAGGTAGCTAAAGTTGGATCATTCGTTTTTGATGCATTCTTGTGTTTCTCCTCGTGGAGCTCCAACAGTGTTTAAAGCAGGACGAG containing:
- the LOC112162273 gene encoding galectin-related protein B yields the protein MAVQAAEKDGAELLTRADEELAHEPLGSGGLISPDKEELSRLLTVPFCGRIRGGMRPGKKIIVMGIVDLEPDSFDVSLTCGRDADKQDTPHDVALKLAARFSDRQFVSCARVSGKWTGEEVSTAYFPFIPDQPFRMEIHCEHQRFRIFVDGHQLFDFYHRVKSLSSIDTVRIHGDLQITKLG